The Aedes albopictus strain Foshan chromosome 1, AalbF5, whole genome shotgun sequence genomic interval ctgaattcctggaagaattcctggaggaattcctggaggaattcctggaggaatttctggagcaattcctggaagaattcctggaggaattcctggaagaattcctggaggaattcctggaagaattcctggaggaattcctggaagaattcctggaagaattcctggaggaattcctggaagaattcctggaagaattcctggaggaattcctggaggaattcctggaagaattccatgaggaattcctggaagaattcctggaggaattcctggcagaattccttgaaaaattcctgaaggaattcctggaagaattcctgaaggaattcctgggagaatctctgaaggaattcctggcagtattcctgaaggaattcctggcagaattcctgaaggaattcctggaagaattcctagaagaattcctgaaggaattcctggaagaattcctgaaggaattcctggaagaattcctgaaggaattcttggaagaattcctaaaggaattcctagaagaattcctgaaggaattcctggatgaattcctgaaggaattcctggatgaattcctgaaggaattcctggaagaattcctgaaggaatttttggaagaattcctgaaggaattcctggaagaattcctgaaggaattcctggaagaattcctgaaggaattcctggaagaattcctgaaggaattccttaaagaattcctgaaggaattcctggaagaattcctgaaggaattcctggaagaattcctgaaggaattcctggaagaattcctgaaggaattcctggaagaattcctgaaggaattcctggtagagttcctgaaggaattcctggaagaattcctgaaggaatccctggaagaattcctgaaggaatccctggaagaattcctgaaggaatccctggaagaattcctgaaggaatccctggaagaattcctgaaggaatccctggaagaattcctgaaggaatccctggaagaattcctgaaggaatccctggaagaattcctgaaggaatccctggaagaattcctgaaggaattcctggaagaattcctgaaggaattcctggaagaattcctgaaggaattcctggaagaattcctgaaggaattcctggaagaattcctgaaggaattcctggaagaattcctgaaggaattcctgaaggaattcctggaagaattcctgaaggaattcctggaagaattcctgaaggaattcctggaagaattcctgaaggaattcctggaaagattcctgaaggaattcctggaagaattcctgaaggaattcctggaaaaatacctgaattactggaagaattcctggaggaattcctggaggaatttctggagcaattcctggaagaattcctggagcaattcctggaagaattcctggaggaattcctggaagaattcctggaggaattcctggaagaattcctggaggaatttctggaagaattcctggaggaattcctggaagaattcctggaagaattcctggaggaattcctggaagaattcctggaggaattcctggaagaattccatgagcaattcctggaagaattcctggaggaattcctggaggaattcctggaagaattcctggaagaattcatggaagaattcctggaagtattcctggaggaattccgggagaaattcccggaagaattcctggaggaatttccgaaagaattcctgaaggaattcctgcaagaactcctgaaggaattcctggaggaattcctggaagaatttctggaggaatttctggaagaattcctggagtaatttctgggagaattcctggaagtattcctggaagaattcctggaaaattcctggaagaaatcctggaggaattcctgaacgaattactggaggtatccctcgaggaattcttgaaagaattcctgaaggaattgctggaagaatttctggaggaatttccggaagaatttctggaagacttcctgcaggaattcctggaagaattcctgaagcaattcctggaagaattccttgaggaattcctggaagaattcctggaggcattcctggaagaaatcctggaggaatttctggaaaaattccttgaggaatttctggaaaaattccttgaggaatttctggaagaattccttgaggaattcctggaagaattccttgaggaattcctggaagaatttcttgaggaattcgtgaaagaattcctggagcaattcctggaagaattcctggaggaattcctggaagagttcctagaggacaTCCTAGAGATGTAGTGCAAGAGTTAAAGCGGCCAGgcatactgtgcagcgttgttattattattgaaatcagagaacggggacatctcgtaccaaccgttccgtatacgtatcatgaatatgaaatattaacgatgggagtgacgttgctaagaaggttattgCCACAGGTATGAAGTTACAATTACACTTTTTTTAAATTACCTAGAACAACTAATCAAACCGAAAATATACGATAATATTTAAACAAGTTTCGTTTGAAATAAAAAGCTAATAAGAGTAAGATTCTAAATTTTTAGTCATTTAGTCTTTGATACTTTGTTTCTCATATAATATGTGAACCAATTTAgagaaaatgtttcataaaatatcTTTAAATTACAGTTTCACCAACGTCTGCCATCCAAAAACATATCACAGGAAGAGAACTGAGCTGTCCTAGGCCTGCTTCTGGACCACTGCAGAACATAGATATGAATATATACATCACCGAATACGAGCTACGCGATCTTCTTGTCGATTGCGATCATCTTGCAGGCTGGGATTCAAACGCATCCAGCAGCTCGAGAGACGATTTAGACAATTTCAAAGCCTTCTACGAGAAGAAAGTTGTGAAAACAGTAGCGGAAATCATTAAAATATGCGAGCAGACTAAGTGTCAAGATAACAACGCATGGAGATTACACAGGTCTATTAGAGTCACAGGAAGTTCATGCTATGAACTATTTACATATTCGAAAAATAAGAATCCTGATTGGACTAAGAAGATTCAATCATATCTGAATCCAAAACCACTTCATACAAAAGCAGTTCAGTATGGAAAAGATATGGAACAAGCTGCGTTTAGTTGCTACAAAGAAAAACGAAATCCTTTGATAAAAAAATGTGGATTTGTTGTGAgcccggagaattcctggatgggaGTTAGCCCTGATGGCATAGATCCGCTTAAcaaagtagggtggggcggggcaagatgggtcgcctaaggatggatcatcataactttgtaaatacaaatcggattggtttgcattcgttcgctactctttaatacactagttagctatgctaaaagtcgataaaaagttcattaaatacaaaatatgatgttaaacaaaccgttttaaaaagtgatcgattttgcgccgtgaaaaacgtgcggggcaagatgggtcaccttttaagtaattcacattttctcaacgaaaaacgtcaaaatataagatttgttccgcattcatatatgctcaatatccatactgagtaaacaagagctactagtaaacattttataaatttatttggaatataaaaaactttacgatttgagtgtttctgaggcgacttgaaaatcgatgttttcactaaaaaattatcataattttatgttataattttgagcgttcattccgcttgattgaagtcatttatgagatagtcttgtaataaaaaataaataacttttgaatgctccaaaaatacgttcaaaattatagttgacccatcttgccccgcggccgtttatatggagattatatggaatgtatcgcataagaaaaatggctaaaaaccattttattttttatttccaatgagagtgaataatgtttcaatcaatgccccaaacttttgtatattcatgctggtcatctaacaaaattattatcataatcaaaacatgagtaatgcgcccgaaaatggcactgacccatcttgccccgccccaccctactcttAGAAATTAAATGTCCGTTGAAAGGGGCTGAACACAGCATCGAATGGTTGATTAACGAATGTCAAGCTACAAAGTGCTATGTCAAACAAGTAAACTCAGTATTAGAAATTAATCGAAAACATAAATACTATGCCCAGGTACAATTAGGAATGCACATTTTGAATATACAAAAGTgtgatttcattattttttccaaaTACGAAGGAAATTTTGCAGTAGTAGAAATCGATTATGATAAAAACTTTTCCATTAATCTAGTCAATACACTGCGTGCTATTTATTTTACATATATTCTGCCACAAATCGCAACCAAAGAAAAATAGTATATCTAAGCAAATaagacagaaaaaaatgttgcactTTGATAAATATGCAAGAGATACCATCATTCAATTTttcgtgtgaaaaataaaatatgaCAATGAGCAATatttcatatatatttttttattcacgCTTTAATTAATTAAATGAATACGAAAATTTctaacagaaatagaaaaatgGTTATGCAGCTACattttgttagttgggatgctGGGTGTAAGTAATAAAAGTAATGATGTTTGCTTATCCAAATGTGTTTATTTTCGACAAACAAATGAacaaattaaaacaataaattattgTTGATAGAAGTGTAACATGGGATGTGCTAAAACTTGTTGTCGCGCAATATAGGGGAAGACAAATTAACTATTGCACAAATTACTATCATTATTTTATCAATTGTCGGAAGCACTGATGCTTCGATTGTGCTATTCATTATTCCGAAAAGTTTGACACGTTGAATTACACGTTCAACATGTATTCTTGCTTTTGCAATACTTTCATTTAGTACGGCCTCACGAGTTGTTAAACGTTCTCCTCGGAGAAATGGTGGAATGTGTATCTTTACTCCTTTTGCCAAACATTCATTTTCAATGCTAAATCCCTTATCTACCATAATCTCGTCTTTGTACGCATCAAAAAGACAAATTACATTTTCTtcattgaaaatttgtttatcCGAAGCCTTCCCACTAAAGGCTTTACTGACGAAGCTTATTAGACCTGCTGGTGTGGTCCCTATTAGAAATTTTACGGTTCTTTTGCCCTTGTAGTTGGAATAGCAAGAAATGCAACAGTTAATGCATTTTAGGCTCGTCACAGGCACTTCTGTGCAGTCAAAAATGACTCGcactttttcaaattttcctCGAAAGCACAAGGGAATATTACGCTCGATTTCATCCTGTTCTGGCCAGTATATAAATTGTTGCAGAATTTCTGCTAGTACATGAATAGTTTGATTAAAATAATCCGATACAGTCGAAGGCGATACACCAAACAATGTTGACAAAGCagcaaacgaaatattttgtttcagCTTTGTCAAAGTTAGGATGACACGATCGACAGTGTGCGTTCGTAATTGTTTTCGGTATACCTGATCTTCAACCGTTTTAACAGAAACACAAATAGCATCTAGCTGTTTCAATGAGGAGACACCTGTCCATATAACAGCGTCCTTATCGCACTCAATTAATGTCGTTAGAGTGGCCCTATTTCCAAGTTTACGTATTTTCTTCTTGGCCTCTTTTATAAATGGTGGGATTGATTGGTTCAGATCTTGATTTGATTTTTCGCCTTCGATGTTCTGTTGAGATGTTGAAAATGAGTCTTCTTTATGCTGAGGTGTTTTGTGATCACTACTGAAATCATTCGTCGGCGCGTTCATGGTGGATGCATCGATTTCGCCAGCAGCTACAGTAGGCTCAGTAACCGACTCAGGTCTTCCAAAATCCTCATTCGCATGATTGTCAGTTAATTCATGTTCGGCATCTGATAATTGCGTCAACGTAACAATAGAGTCATCTGTAGACCTGTTAGAATCGGGTTTGAGTCGTAGTCTGTTCTTAGAAGAACTTACAGGGGAGGTGGTCCTTGGAGGTAAGTACTGGGACGGAACAGCATCCGGTTTTAAGCGCTTTCCTCCTAAAATGGAATAGATGAAAATAAGAATTGTAATGTAGATATGCTTATTGCAGTATGGTATTGATTCTTCAAAATACATATTGTTAAAGAGTATCACGGACAAACATAATAGAATGAACAAACCATAATGAAAATACTAGAGtattgaaaataacaaaaaacagAACCTTAATGATTAATCACAGAATTATAAATAGCTCATTtggtttattaaaaaaatatttaaattggtAATTGAAGTTTGCAAATATTAAATAGATGATaatttattgcggagattccacctgtttagactcctgcgcgaaaattagttgcgtgaattttccttgcgtgggcccacagatataaaaccagaccgcgtcctggtgaatattttacgctgtgtttttAGGtatacatttggtgatagttttgcattgtaaacaaacatttctaACGcccctacgctgaaaatgagcctaatcatttattagcgtcggaatctataaatcttcacaacgggcaatacggTTGAAGTGGTAAATGCACGAATAGCCTGTAAGACTATGCTAATGGTGCCTAGGCGGAACTAATGTGAAATTTCTACGTATAATCCTAGTTTCGTATTTTTCTATTTGCAGGTGGGCTATAATAAGTATGGTGTCAGgctattcggccgaaggtcattgggccgaatggtCGTTGGGTTAACTTGTCACTGCATTTCATTTGAATTATTGAAGTTGAATCTACTTATATTAATTAATGACCCAGCTTAATGAGCAAGCACTTTAGGTGGAGAAAAATGAGCATTCCGTGTTCATATCGAATACTAATAGACTGAATGCTTAttattttcaatgataaaataattTCGCTTCATTAACTACAATTTGCAAAGAGAAAGAgattaacaaaaaaatgggcgtggagcggatctggtgtgatggttgaaatCCGTGACTCACGCcggggacctgggatcaaattccACTCCcagcatactcacaaaatgtgagtgctaacttcggaaaggaagtaaagccgtgGGCCCCGAACTAGCCCCGGACTAAGAATCTCGTTTATGAAGATGCTTCGAAAATACTTACAACTTAGTAAAAGAACACTCATAAATTAAGTATGGTATTTACCTATTTGGTAATCTGACGGCAGGAAGTGTCTACTGCAAATTCTCGAATGCTTTGTTGGATTCGTCGTTCGTCGAATTGCGTGCATCCACTTGCTGTTCAAGCATTTGTTGTTCAATGGGAATCGGTGCAGCTTTATCCCATTGCCGGAACGTGCAGTACAACCAATAGCGAAACAAATACTCTTGCTGCGGGGAAGCGTCAATTGTGTGGCATATCCGTGTTCGGGTGTAAAAGATGTGTCAATTTTCCGTTGCACCATCGGATCAACATATATTTTTGGATTGTTCATGCATTTTTCCTGTCTCAACACCCCAAGAGCTCGGGACGGGATTGCTCCTCCTTTCAGATACGTCGATGTAACTATAAAATGAAAAATCTATTATATTCGGATCAAGCTTGCGCGGTTACCGACATTTAGGACTTACCGAAGTCCCAGTCTTCTTTGCGGAAATGATGATGACAAATTCTCGCATCGCGTACAGTAGCACGATCCAATGAAAGAAGATGAATCCATTTCTCGCGAATATGTGTTTTACCAGTAGGCACTTTGATTAACAACTTTTTCGCTTTAACGTTGCACCCAGGTATCCAGCATCCTTCTTTTGGAATCGCTGTCTTTTCGGTGGTCGGAAAGATGCTTGGAAGCGCGGCTGGTTTCAATTTGAATCGTTTGTACGACTGAAAATCCTCTGATGTAAAATGGTCTCTACAAATCCGATGACCTTGCGTACCGTCgatttttaaaactttctgcCATTTTTGGAAGGATGGACATTCCAGATGCGGTACCGGAAACAGCGTCGGTGCAGGATTCCGGCAAGTGTCTATGAGGCAGCGCTGGATTTTCACTGCTTGTTTCCTCCTTCGTGGctaagggagggggggggggggggggggttaaaaaagCAAATAACATAATTAGCCACTAAACCACTATTAAATAACACTTCCTGTATACCATCTTGAAGCTCTCATTTTTTTCTTCCAGATTCTTTTAATTTTTCAACTTGAAAACTAGAAAAAATCACATAAAAACAGATTTttgcaatgttttgaaaaaaagtacACCACGCTTGACACTTTTTTCGATTGTGACCACGCATTTCACCTGCGCGCCATCTCACGGCATTTTCTATTCAAATAGGCGTATAcgtattcttccaacaattcttccaggaattcctccagaaattcttttaggaattcttccaggaattcctccaggagttcttccaggaattcctccaggagttcttccaggaattcctccaggaattcttccaggaattcctccaggaattcttccaggaattcctccatgaattcttcctgaaattcctcctggatttttcaagaaatatcttCCTAGATGTCTctaggaatccctataggaatttctggagaaatacccaaaGGGATTCCTGTATTGCAaccgaacgaattcctgaagggatccctgaacgaattactggaggaatccctggaggaatttctggagatcttTCGTAAGATATTactgtagaaatcctggaaggaattcttaaagaaataccggacgatcctgaaggaatcccaaaaggaaaacGTGTAGATATACCGGaacgcatttctggagaaattttggaaaaaaaatcgaaggaattcctgaaagaatccccgcaagaattcctggataaatctccgaaggaattcctggtcaaatttctgaaggaatttccagatagatttccgaaggaatcctaggaggaattcccggaagaactcctggaggaattctagaaggattttaaggatgaatctccggaggaattcctggagttatatctgcacaaattgctggaggaatcaccgaagaaatttctggaggaatcctcgacggaattcctggagcaattccaggaggaactcctgaggaatccctggaggaagcgccGGTGGATTACCCGAATACCCGAAGCATTTCCTTTTCGAAATCGAAATTATACCATTTTTCCAGAAGCTAGATGTTTTCAAAAACATATCATGTCCGGTTGCAGCAGACAGCCAGTTGGCCCGCTCAGATTATCATCGGTCAAATAGAGCTGGAGCGCCTCGGattgctggtcaatcttccagTTTGCTGCGGTCCAGATCAGTAGATTCATGCCTGCTTCTGGTAGGGGAGTTCACTTGTTCTTGCCGATTGTTCCGCTTCCATTCCAAGTCAGTCAGAATGTAGATTCATTGTTGATAAACACTAGCATAAGCGCTTagtgaagcttagttgataaatacaaccactgtaactttcagaagacttactggacatgatagattacaaatcgtagctttgtataatgaaagaagttaccgttacacccgtagactttaggatctaaattctagaacagtttggatgacctaggatatcccgactgatctgatactgtctattgaactaacAGAAGACTTACTCGACATGATAgcttacaaatcatagctttgtataatgaaagaagttaccgttgcacccgtagactttaaaatCTAAAgtctagaacagtttggatgacctaggatatcccggctgatctgatactgtctattgaactatcagaagacttactggacatgatagattacaaatcgtagctttgtataatgaaagaagttaccgttccacatgtagactttaggatctatagtcaagaacagtttgg includes:
- the LOC115257492 gene encoding uncharacterized protein LOC115257492, whose product is MEPAERKQNSLSSENERNDSRDVDISLGDILDYVGDSIRPLREGQTVFQSGHVVCIGYTKSAAHLEISGFVLQSSHPGDVPHEVDLQIWPDYRQWVLRCSCKAGTARCKHIIACLLHLEKAGAVEYLTCTSSRQAWGISKAEKTHLWKAKRIMDLCCVRKPSTPVEVDISKKAELLRESFRRILEVSPTSAIQKHITGRELSCPRPASGPLQNIDMNIYITEYELRDLLVDCDHLAGWDSNASSSSRDDLDNFKAFYEKKVVKTVAEIIKICEQTKCQDNNAWRLHRSIRVTGSSCYELFTYSKNKNPDWTKKIQSYLNPKPLHTKAVQYGKDMEQAAFSCYKEKRNPLIKKCGFVVSPENSWMGVSPDGIDPLNKVGWGGARWVA